Proteins co-encoded in one Flavobacterium fluviale genomic window:
- the rpoC gene encoding DNA-directed RNA polymerase subunit beta', with the protein MMNNRNNKDKNPVKRFNKISIGLASPESILKESRGEVLKPETINYRTHKPERDGLFCERIFGPVKDFECACGKYKRIRYKGIICDRCGVEVTEKKVRRDRVGHINLVVPIAHIWYFRSLPNKIGYILGLPSKKLDMIIYYERYVVIQAGIAKNADGESLQRLDFLTEEEYLNILDTLPQENQYLDDLDPNKFVAKMGAECIMDLLARIDLDALSYELRHSANNETSKQRKTEALKRLQVVESFRESNENRENRPEWMIMKVVPVIPPELRPLVPLDGGRFATSDLNDLYRRVIIRNNRLKRLMEIKAPEVILRNEKRMLQESVDSLFDNTRKASAVKTESNRPLKSLSDSLKGKQGRFRQNLLGKRVDYSARSVIVVGPELKLYECGLPKDMASELYKPFVIRKLIERGIVKTVKSAKKIIDKKEPVVWDILENVIKGHPVLLNRAPTLHRLGIQAFQPKLIEGKAIQLHPLVCTAFNADFDGDQMAVHLPLGPEAILEAQLLMLASHNILNPANGAPITVPSQDMVLGLYYMTKERISTEDHKILGQDLTFYSAEEVNIALNEGRLELNARVKIRAKDFNEAGELVYQIIQTTAGRVLFNEVVPEAAGYINDVLTKKNLRDIIGHILSVTDVPTTAAFLDNMKDMGYKFAFRGGLSFSLGDIRIPEQKTKLIADAREQVEGISTNYNMGLITNNERYNQVIDVWTSANAQLTELAMKNIREDQQGFNSVYMMLDSGARGSKEQIRQLTGMRGLMAKPKKSTAGGGEIIENPILSNFKEGLSILEYFISTHGARKGLADTALKTADAGYLTRRLHDVSQDVIVNIEDCGTLRGVEVAALKKNEEIVESLGERILGRVALQDVINPLTNEVMVKSGEQITESIMRTIEASPIEKVEVRSPLTCEALKGICAKCYGRNLATGKMTQRGEAVGVIAAQSIGEPGTQLTLRTFHVGGVAGGISEESSIITRFNGRLEIEDLKTVKGEDGEGNSVDIVVSRSTELKLVDEKTGIVLNTHNIPYGSSIFVNDGDTVAKGTVICKWDPYNGVIVSEFTGKIAYEDLEQGQSFMVEIDEQTGFQEKVISEARNKKLIPTLLVYGKEGELIRSYNLPVGAHLMVENGEKIKAGKVLVKIPRRSSKAGDITGGLPRITELLEARNPSNPAVVSEIDGVVSFGKIKRGNREIVIESKFGEIKKYLVKLSSQILVQENDFVRAGVPLSDGAITPDDILRIQGPAAVQQYLVNEIQEVYRLQGVKINDKHFEVVIRQMMRKVRVQDPGDTLFLEDQLIHTKDFIVQNDKLYGMKVVEDAGDSSVLKPGQIITPRELRDENSLLKRNDRNLVVARDVITATATPVLQGITRASLQTKSFISAASFQETTKVLNEAAVAGKVDDLEGLKENVIVGHRIPAGTGMREYDNTIVGSKDDYNEMMANKEEYIY; encoded by the coding sequence ATGATGAATAACAGAAACAATAAAGATAAAAATCCAGTTAAAAGATTTAATAAAATCTCAATTGGATTGGCTTCACCAGAATCTATCTTGAAAGAATCAAGAGGAGAGGTTTTAAAGCCGGAAACTATCAACTATAGAACGCACAAGCCTGAGCGTGACGGACTTTTCTGCGAAAGAATTTTCGGACCTGTTAAGGATTTTGAGTGTGCTTGTGGTAAATATAAAAGAATTCGTTACAAAGGTATCATCTGTGACCGTTGTGGTGTTGAAGTTACTGAGAAGAAAGTACGTCGTGATAGAGTAGGACACATCAACCTTGTTGTGCCAATTGCTCATATCTGGTATTTCCGTTCTCTGCCAAACAAAATTGGTTATATCCTTGGTCTTCCATCTAAGAAATTAGACATGATCATTTACTACGAAAGATACGTAGTAATCCAAGCTGGTATTGCTAAAAATGCAGATGGAGAATCTTTACAAAGATTAGATTTCTTAACTGAAGAGGAATATTTAAATATTTTAGATACTCTTCCGCAAGAAAATCAATATTTAGATGATTTAGATCCAAACAAATTTGTTGCCAAAATGGGAGCAGAGTGTATTATGGATTTATTAGCTCGTATTGACTTAGATGCTTTATCTTATGAATTAAGACACAGCGCTAACAACGAAACATCTAAACAAAGAAAAACTGAAGCTTTAAAAAGATTACAAGTTGTTGAGTCTTTCCGTGAGTCTAACGAAAACCGCGAAAACCGTCCAGAATGGATGATCATGAAAGTGGTTCCAGTTATCCCGCCAGAATTACGTCCGCTTGTACCACTTGATGGAGGTCGTTTTGCAACTTCAGATTTGAACGATTTATATCGTCGTGTAATCATCCGTAACAACCGTTTAAAAAGATTAATGGAGATCAAAGCTCCAGAAGTTATCTTAAGAAACGAGAAACGTATGTTACAAGAATCTGTTGATTCATTATTTGACAACACACGTAAAGCTTCTGCTGTAAAAACAGAATCTAACAGACCATTAAAATCATTATCTGACTCATTAAAAGGTAAGCAAGGACGTTTCCGTCAAAACCTTTTAGGAAAACGTGTGGATTATTCTGCTCGTTCGGTAATTGTCGTTGGTCCAGAGTTAAAATTATATGAGTGCGGATTGCCAAAAGATATGGCATCTGAATTATACAAACCTTTCGTTATCCGTAAATTGATTGAAAGAGGTATTGTAAAAACAGTAAAATCTGCAAAGAAAATCATTGACAAAAAAGAGCCTGTAGTTTGGGATATCCTTGAAAATGTAATTAAAGGACACCCAGTATTACTTAACCGTGCTCCTACTTTGCACAGACTTGGTATTCAAGCTTTTCAGCCAAAATTAATTGAAGGAAAAGCGATCCAATTACACCCATTAGTATGTACGGCTTTCAACGCCGATTTCGATGGTGACCAGATGGCGGTTCACTTACCATTAGGGCCAGAGGCTATTTTAGAGGCTCAATTATTAATGTTGGCTTCTCATAATATCTTGAACCCTGCAAATGGTGCGCCTATTACTGTACCTTCTCAGGACATGGTCTTGGGTCTATATTATATGACCAAAGAGCGTATTTCTACAGAAGATCACAAAATTTTAGGTCAAGATTTGACTTTCTATTCTGCTGAAGAAGTAAACATTGCATTAAACGAAGGAAGATTAGAATTAAATGCTCGTGTGAAAATTAGAGCGAAAGATTTTAATGAGGCTGGAGAATTAGTGTACCAAATTATTCAAACAACTGCAGGACGTGTATTATTTAATGAAGTAGTACCTGAGGCAGCTGGATATATCAATGACGTATTGACTAAGAAAAACCTTAGAGATATTATCGGACACATTTTAAGTGTGACTGATGTACCTACTACGGCAGCTTTCTTGGATAATATGAAAGATATGGGTTATAAATTCGCATTTAGAGGAGGTTTATCATTCTCTTTAGGTGATATTCGAATCCCAGAACAAAAAACTAAGTTAATTGCAGATGCTAGAGAGCAAGTTGAAGGTATCTCAACTAACTATAACATGGGTCTTATCACAAATAACGAGCGTTACAACCAAGTTATTGACGTATGGACTTCAGCAAATGCGCAGTTAACAGAATTAGCAATGAAAAATATTAGAGAAGACCAGCAAGGTTTCAACTCTGTATATATGATGCTTGATTCTGGGGCGAGGGGTTCTAAGGAACAGATTCGTCAGTTAACTGGTATGCGTGGTTTGATGGCTAAGCCTAAAAAATCTACTGCTGGTGGTGGTGAGATCATTGAAAACCCGATTCTTTCTAACTTTAAGGAAGGTCTTTCGATCCTTGAGTACTTTATTTCTACTCACGGTGCTCGTAAAGGTCTTGCGGATACGGCTCTTAAAACGGCCGATGCTGGTTACTTAACAAGAAGACTTCATGACGTTTCTCAAGATGTTATTGTTAACATCGAAGATTGTGGAACTCTTAGAGGTGTTGAAGTTGCTGCATTGAAGAAAAATGAGGAAATCGTTGAATCTTTAGGAGAGAGAATTTTAGGACGTGTTGCATTGCAGGATGTTATTAATCCTCTTACTAATGAAGTAATGGTTAAATCTGGAGAGCAAATTACGGAATCAATTATGAGAACGATCGAAGCTTCTCCAATTGAAAAAGTAGAAGTTAGATCTCCATTAACTTGTGAGGCTTTAAAAGGTATTTGTGCTAAATGTTACGGTAGAAACTTAGCTACTGGTAAGATGACACAAAGAGGTGAAGCTGTCGGAGTTATTGCAGCTCAGTCTATTGGAGAGCCAGGTACACAGTTAACACTTCGTACGTTCCACGTTGGAGGGGTTGCCGGAGGTATTTCTGAAGAATCTAGTATTATTACAAGATTTAACGGTAGACTTGAAATTGAAGATTTAAAAACAGTTAAAGGAGAAGACGGAGAAGGAAACTCTGTTGATATCGTAGTTTCACGTTCAACTGAATTAAAATTAGTTGATGAGAAAACTGGAATTGTTTTAAATACACATAACATCCCTTACGGATCTAGTATTTTTGTAAATGATGGTGATACTGTCGCAAAAGGAACTGTAATCTGTAAATGGGATCCATATAACGGTGTAATTGTTTCTGAATTTACTGGTAAGATTGCTTACGAAGATTTAGAACAAGGTCAATCGTTCATGGTTGAGATCGATGAGCAGACTGGTTTCCAAGAAAAAGTAATTTCTGAGGCTAGAAACAAAAAATTAATCCCAACTTTATTGGTTTACGGTAAAGAAGGAGAATTGATTCGTTCTTACAACTTGCCAGTAGGTGCACACTTAATGGTTGAAAACGGTGAGAAAATTAAAGCAGGTAAAGTATTAGTAAAAATCCCTCGTCGTTCTTCTAAAGCAGGCGATATCACGGGAGGTTTACCAAGAATTACGGAGTTGCTTGAGGCTCGTAACCCTTCCAACCCAGCAGTTGTATCTGAAATTGACGGTGTTGTATCTTTCGGAAAAATTAAAAGAGGTAACCGTGAGATCGTTATCGAGTCTAAATTTGGTGAAATTAAAAAGTATTTAGTTAAACTTTCTAGCCAGATCTTAGTACAAGAAAATGACTTCGTAAGAGCGGGAGTTCCATTGTCTGATGGTGCAATTACACCAGATGATATCTTAAGAATTCAAGGTCCAGCTGCTGTTCAGCAGTACTTGGTAAATGAAATTCAAGAGGTATACCGTTTACAAGGGGTAAAAATTAATGACAAGCACTTTGAGGTAGTTATTCGTCAAATGATGCGTAAAGTAAGAGTTCAGGATCCAGGTGATACTTTATTCTTAGAGGATCAATTAATTCATACTAAAGATTTCATCGTTCAAAACGATAAATTGTATGGTATGAAGGTAGTTGAGGATGCTGGAGATTCTTCAGTATTGAAACCAGGTCAGATTATTACACCTCGTGAATTACGTGATGAAAACTCATTATTGAAACGAAATGATAGAAATCTTGTTGTAGCAAGAGACGTAATTACTGCAACTGCAACGCCAGTTCTTCAAGGTATTACGAGAGCTTCGTTACAAACTAAATCATTCATCTCTGCTGCTTCTTTCCAAGAAACAACAAAAGTACTTAACGAAGCTGCTGTAGCTGGTAAAGTAGATGATTTAGAAGGATTAAAAGAAAATGTAATTGTTGGACACAGAATTCCTGCGGGAACTGGTATGAGAGAATACGATAATACTATTGTAGGATCTAAAGACGATTACAACGAAATGATGGCTAATAAAGAAGAATATATTTATTAA
- a CDS encoding DUF3467 domain-containing protein — MSNPKQQQEQINIELDETIAEGIYSNLAIINHSSSEFVLDFVSIMPGIPKAKVKSRIVLTPQHAKRLLRAIGENIHRFEAAHGEIKETEQAPIPLNFGPAGQA; from the coding sequence ATGAGTAATCCGAAACAACAACAAGAGCAAATTAATATTGAGTTAGACGAAACTATCGCAGAAGGAATTTATTCTAATCTTGCGATTATTAATCACTCATCATCAGAGTTTGTTTTAGATTTTGTGAGCATTATGCCAGGTATTCCTAAAGCCAAGGTAAAGTCAAGAATTGTTTTGACACCACAACATGCTAAAAGATTATTAAGAGCAATAGGTGAAAATATCCATCGATTTGAAGCAGCTCATGGCGAAATCAAAGAGACAGAGCAAGCACCAATACCACTTAATTTTGGTCCTGCGGGACAAGCATAA
- a CDS encoding peptide chain release factor 3, whose protein sequence is MSFLKEIQRRRTFGIISHPDAGKTTLTEKLLLFGGAIQEAGAVKNNKIKKGATSDFMEIERQRGISVSTSVLAFNYKDKKINILDTPGHKDFAEDTFRTLTAVDSVIVVIDVAKGVEEQTEKLVAVCRMRNIPMIVFINKLDREGKDAFDLMDEVEQKLGLTVTPLSFPIGMGYDFQGIYNLWEENINLFSGDSRKNIEETIAFSDVQNNPELDKIVGQKAAEKLREELELIDEVYPKFERQDYLDGKIQPVFFGSALNNFGVRELLDCFVTIAPSPRPKDSETRLVDPTEEKMSGFVFKIHANMDPKHRDRLAFIKIVSGTFERNKPYYHVRQKKNLKFSSPNAFFAEKKEIVDISYPGDIVGLHDTGNFKIGDTLTEGEIMSFKGIPSFSPEHFRYINNADPMKAKQLDKGVDQLMDEGVAQLFTLEMNNRKVIGTVGALQYEVIQYRLEHEYGAKCTYENFPVHKACWVKPDDAKNEEFKEFKRIKQKFLAHDKYGQLVFLADSDFTIQMTQSKYPSVKLYFTSEFD, encoded by the coding sequence ATGAGCTTTTTAAAAGAAATACAACGCAGAAGAACATTTGGAATTATATCGCATCCCGATGCTGGTAAAACAACATTAACGGAAAAATTACTGTTATTTGGAGGTGCTATTCAGGAAGCAGGAGCTGTAAAGAATAACAAAATTAAAAAAGGAGCAACAAGTGACTTTATGGAAATCGAACGCCAAAGAGGTATTTCGGTTTCGACTTCTGTACTTGCTTTTAATTATAAAGACAAAAAAATCAATATTCTTGATACACCAGGACACAAGGATTTTGCCGAAGATACATTTAGAACTTTAACCGCAGTTGACAGTGTAATTGTCGTTATTGACGTTGCAAAAGGGGTTGAGGAGCAGACAGAAAAATTAGTTGCTGTTTGTAGAATGCGTAACATTCCTATGATTGTTTTCATCAATAAATTAGATCGTGAAGGTAAAGATGCTTTTGATTTGATGGATGAAGTGGAACAAAAATTAGGTTTAACTGTTACACCTTTAAGTTTCCCTATTGGAATGGGTTATGATTTCCAAGGAATTTATAATTTGTGGGAAGAAAACATCAATCTTTTTAGTGGAGACAGCCGAAAAAATATTGAGGAAACAATTGCTTTTTCTGATGTTCAAAACAATCCAGAACTAGATAAAATTGTTGGTCAAAAAGCTGCTGAAAAACTTCGTGAGGAATTAGAATTGATTGATGAAGTGTATCCAAAATTTGAGCGTCAAGATTATCTTGACGGAAAAATACAGCCTGTATTTTTTGGATCTGCTTTGAATAATTTCGGAGTTCGTGAATTACTGGATTGTTTCGTTACAATCGCTCCATCACCAAGACCAAAAGATTCAGAAACTCGTTTAGTTGATCCGACCGAAGAAAAAATGTCTGGTTTTGTATTTAAAATACATGCCAACATGGATCCTAAGCACCGTGACCGTTTAGCTTTTATTAAAATTGTTTCGGGAACTTTCGAAAGAAACAAACCTTACTACCATGTCCGCCAGAAGAAAAATTTGAAATTCTCTAGTCCGAATGCCTTTTTCGCTGAGAAAAAAGAAATCGTTGATATTTCTTACCCAGGTGATATTGTTGGTTTACATGATACTGGAAATTTCAAAATTGGTGATACTTTGACAGAGGGCGAAATAATGAGTTTTAAAGGAATTCCGAGTTTCTCTCCAGAGCACTTTAGATATATCAATAACGCTGATCCGATGAAAGCAAAACAGCTTGATAAAGGTGTTGACCAATTAATGGATGAAGGTGTTGCTCAGTTATTTACTTTAGAAATGAACAATCGTAAAGTAATTGGAACTGTTGGAGCACTTCAATATGAAGTTATTCAATATCGTTTAGAGCATGAATATGGCGCAAAATGTACATATGAGAATTTCCCTGTTCATAAAGCGTGCTGGGTAAAACCTGATGATGCTAAGAATGAAGAATTCAAAGAATTTAAACGCATCAAACAAAAATTCTTAGCTCACGATAAATATGGTCAACTGGTATTTTTAGCAGATTCTGACTTTACTATTCAAATGACTCAAAGTAAATATCCGAGTGTGAAATTATACTTTACATCAGAATTTGATTAA
- a CDS encoding alpha-amylase has protein sequence MKKPFLKLFVLTAITGLLYSCSQNEPSEIDSKTESQQFKIINVTHHDGKPFSTGTSNSTTGKYVDNPGGGVMMQAFYWDVPAGGNWWNTVSSKVTAWSNAGIGSIWLPPASKAQNGAFSMGYDPTDYFDFGDYNQNGSLETRFGSKTELVSLITNAHNENMKVYADIVINHNSGGQSEANPFTGTNTWTNFTGIASGKFKRTYNDFYKNSYGNNDEGAFGGFPDLCHAAPNVKDWLWLRADGVGKYYKNTMKFDGWRFDYVKGFGPWVVNAWNANVGGFSVGEYWDSNVNTLEWWANNANSSVFDFACYYKMNDAFDGNNLALLNDDMMWKRNPYKAVTFVTNHDTDEIWSKLLAYSYILTHEGYPTIFYRDYEEWLDKNKLNNLIWIHNNKATGTTSILYSDNDEYVARRNGYNGNPGLVVYINNSDVWQERWVQTNWASTQIKDFTGNSTWYPTTQADKWVKIQCPPKGYSIWSINQ, from the coding sequence ATGAAAAAACCATTTTTAAAACTGTTTGTTCTTACAGCTATTACAGGACTGTTGTATTCGTGTTCCCAAAATGAACCGAGTGAAATTGATTCAAAAACTGAAAGCCAGCAATTTAAAATTATTAATGTTACGCACCACGACGGAAAACCATTTAGCACAGGAACTTCGAATTCTACAACAGGAAAATATGTAGACAATCCAGGTGGCGGTGTTATGATGCAGGCGTTCTATTGGGATGTTCCTGCCGGCGGTAATTGGTGGAATACTGTAAGTTCTAAAGTAACTGCCTGGTCAAATGCCGGTATCGGTTCAATTTGGCTTCCGCCAGCTTCAAAAGCGCAGAATGGAGCATTTTCTATGGGATATGATCCAACAGATTATTTCGATTTTGGAGATTACAATCAAAATGGAAGTTTAGAAACTAGATTTGGTTCGAAAACCGAATTGGTTAGTTTGATTACAAATGCACATAACGAAAACATGAAAGTATATGCCGATATTGTAATCAACCACAATAGCGGAGGCCAGTCAGAAGCTAATCCATTTACAGGAACAAATACTTGGACCAATTTTACGGGAATTGCTTCAGGAAAATTTAAGCGTACTTATAACGACTTTTATAAAAACAGCTATGGTAATAATGATGAAGGAGCCTTTGGAGGATTCCCTGATTTATGCCATGCGGCACCCAATGTAAAGGACTGGCTTTGGCTGAGAGCTGATGGAGTTGGCAAATACTACAAAAACACTATGAAATTTGACGGCTGGAGATTTGACTATGTTAAAGGTTTTGGTCCTTGGGTTGTAAATGCTTGGAATGCAAATGTAGGCGGATTTTCTGTTGGTGAATATTGGGATTCTAACGTAAATACACTCGAATGGTGGGCAAATAACGCGAATAGTTCTGTATTTGATTTTGCCTGCTACTACAAAATGAATGATGCCTTTGATGGAAATAATCTTGCGCTCCTAAATGATGATATGATGTGGAAACGTAATCCATATAAAGCGGTAACTTTTGTAACGAATCATGATACAGATGAAATATGGAGCAAATTATTGGCTTATTCTTATATCCTAACTCACGAAGGTTATCCCACAATTTTCTACAGAGATTACGAAGAATGGCTAGACAAAAACAAATTAAACAACTTGATTTGGATTCATAATAATAAAGCAACTGGAACAACTTCTATTTTATATTCTGATAATGACGAATATGTAGCGAGAAGAAATGGTTACAATGGAAATCCTGGATTGGTTGTCTATATTAATAATTCTGATGTCTGGCAGGAAAGATGGGTGCAGACCAATTGGGCCAGTACACAAATTAAAGATTTCACTGGAAATTCGACTTGGTATCCAACGACTCAAGCCGATAAATGGGTAAAAATACAATGTCCTCCAAAAGGATATTCAATTTGGTCAATTAATCAGTAA
- a CDS encoding peptidylprolyl isomerase, whose translation MLLKKLQLKTIDYKFALTVCFFLFFAPIITAQEIIPDVVAEKPVEAPSGGKLKIDGIIATVGDYIVLDSDIDKGFLEITAQGGSTKDITRCQMLGKLLEDKLYAHQAIQDSIIVSDAEVRGMMEERLNYMTQQVGGDISKVVEYYKKSSVEEFKTYFADILKEQKLASEMRDKIIKDVEITPEEVRNFFKKIPKDELPTFGAEMEVAQIVVEPKVSKEDKQKVIDRLNAIRQDVLDGSSFATKAVLYSQDPGSSPNGGYYKMTRKTPFVKEFKDVAFSLQAGEISQPFETTFGFHIIMVEKIKGQEVELRHILIAPTVSEAALKEAKERITNIRNKIVGNEISFADAARTESDEKETRTNGGTLVNPTTQDTRFELTKMDPTLYSQVSNLKGNEITQPLLNTDDKGKKTYKLITVTNRIDEHTADYAKDYTKIKELALKEKQINAIAKWFDTKIKDTYIKIIGEYKECAFANNWLKK comes from the coding sequence ATGTTATTAAAAAAATTACAGCTAAAAACAATTGATTACAAGTTTGCACTAACAGTTTGTTTTTTTCTTTTTTTTGCTCCAATTATTACAGCTCAAGAAATAATTCCTGATGTTGTAGCCGAAAAACCTGTTGAAGCTCCTTCAGGCGGAAAATTAAAAATTGATGGAATTATTGCAACGGTAGGAGATTACATTGTTTTAGATTCAGATATTGATAAAGGATTTTTAGAAATTACTGCTCAAGGTGGTTCTACTAAAGATATTACAAGATGCCAAATGCTTGGTAAGCTTTTGGAAGATAAATTATATGCACACCAAGCTATTCAGGATAGTATAATTGTAAGTGATGCTGAAGTTAGAGGTATGATGGAAGAGCGTCTGAACTATATGACGCAGCAAGTTGGCGGAGACATCAGCAAAGTTGTTGAGTACTATAAAAAGAGTTCTGTTGAAGAATTTAAAACTTATTTTGCGGACATCTTAAAAGAACAAAAACTTGCTTCTGAGATGAGAGACAAGATTATTAAAGATGTTGAAATTACGCCAGAAGAAGTCCGTAACTTCTTTAAGAAAATCCCAAAAGACGAATTACCTACTTTTGGTGCGGAGATGGAAGTAGCCCAAATTGTGGTTGAGCCAAAAGTTTCTAAAGAGGATAAACAAAAAGTAATTGACAGATTAAATGCTATAAGACAGGATGTACTTGATGGTTCTAGTTTTGCAACGAAAGCCGTTTTATATTCTCAAGATCCAGGTTCTTCGCCAAATGGAGGTTATTATAAAATGACTAGAAAAACTCCTTTCGTAAAAGAATTTAAAGATGTTGCTTTTAGCTTACAGGCGGGTGAAATTTCACAACCTTTTGAAACTACTTTTGGCTTCCATATTATTATGGTAGAGAAAATTAAAGGACAAGAAGTAGAATTACGTCATATTTTAATTGCTCCAACAGTTTCTGAAGCTGCTTTAAAAGAAGCAAAAGAAAGAATTACTAATATTAGAAATAAAATTGTTGGTAACGAAATATCATTTGCTGATGCTGCAAGAACAGAATCTGATGAAAAAGAAACGAGAACAAATGGAGGAACTTTAGTAAATCCAACAACTCAGGATACTCGTTTTGAATTAACAAAAATGGATCCAACATTATACAGTCAAGTTTCTAATTTAAAAGGAAATGAGATCACGCAGCCACTTTTAAATACAGATGATAAAGGGAAAAAAACATATAAATTGATTACTGTTACAAACAGAATTGACGAACATACAGCAGATTATGCTAAGGATTATACTAAAATCAAAGAATTGGCATTAAAAGAAAAACAAATCAATGCAATTGCAAAATGGTTTGATACTAAGATTAAAGATACTTATATCAAAATCATTGGAGAATACAAAGAATGTGCTTTTGCAAACAACTGGTTGAAAAAATAA
- a CDS encoding AAA family ATPase, which translates to MSDVTAIHNLVQKRNELKKEIAKIIVGQDAVVDQILLCIFSGGHALLIGVPGLAKTLMINTLSQALGLDFKRIQFTPDLMPSDILGSEILDENRNFKFIKGPIFSNIILADEINRTPPKTQAALLEAMQERSVTIAGQHHKLDLPYFVLATQNPIEQEGTYPLPEAQLDRFMFAIKLEYPSFEEEVQVVKRTTSDVKTEINPLFTSQEIIDFQHLIRRIPVADNVIEYAVTLVSKTRPDNALTNDFVKNYLDWGAGPRASQNLILAAKAHAAFNGKFSPDIEDVQAVATGILRHRIIKNYKADAEGITEEVIIKKLM; encoded by the coding sequence ATGTCTGACGTAACAGCAATTCACAATTTAGTTCAAAAAAGAAACGAATTAAAAAAAGAAATAGCGAAAATCATTGTAGGGCAGGATGCCGTTGTAGATCAAATTTTACTTTGTATATTTTCTGGAGGGCATGCGCTTTTAATAGGTGTTCCAGGTTTGGCAAAAACGTTAATGATTAATACATTATCTCAAGCTTTAGGTTTAGATTTTAAAAGAATTCAGTTTACGCCAGATTTAATGCCTTCTGATATTTTAGGAAGTGAAATTCTAGACGAAAATAGAAACTTCAAATTTATAAAAGGCCCAATTTTTTCTAACATCATTTTGGCAGATGAGATTAATAGAACACCGCCTAAAACTCAGGCAGCCCTGCTTGAAGCTATGCAGGAAAGATCGGTAACTATTGCAGGGCAGCATCATAAATTAGATTTACCATATTTTGTTTTAGCGACTCAAAACCCAATTGAACAGGAGGGGACTTATCCGCTGCCAGAAGCGCAGTTAGACCGTTTTATGTTTGCAATAAAATTAGAATATCCAAGTTTTGAAGAAGAAGTTCAAGTTGTAAAGCGCACCACTTCTGACGTTAAAACAGAAATAAATCCACTATTTACATCTCAGGAAATTATAGATTTTCAGCACTTAATTCGCAGAATTCCTGTTGCTGATAATGTTATTGAATATGCGGTAACATTAGTAAGTAAAACTCGTCCTGATAATGCTTTGACAAATGATTTTGTGAAAAATTATCTCGATTGGGGAGCAGGGCCAAGAGCTTCGCAAAACTTAATTTTAGCAGCTAAAGCCCACGCAGCTTTTAATGGTAAATTTTCTCCAGATATTGAAGATGTCCAAGCTGTTGCAACTGGAATTTTACGCCATAGAATTATTAAAAATTATAAAGCAGATGCTGAAGGAATAACGGAAGAAGTTATTATTAAAAAGCTGATGTAA